The following is a genomic window from Microvirga ossetica.
GAGGTCCCGGCCTCGGGGAGAAATCAGAGGACGGCTTCGATGAGAAAGGGGCCGCGGCGCAACAGGGCGCCCTCGAAGAGCCGCACGAACTCCTCAACGGTGGTGGCGCGCCCTGCCTCCACACCCATGCCCTTCGCTATCGCAATCCAGTCGAGCGCCGGCTCGTCGAGAGTGAGCATGCGCTGCGCATTGGTGCCGAATTCGTTCACGCCTACGTTGCGCATCTCGCCTTGGAGGACCGCATAGGCGCGGTTCGCGAACACAACGGTGGTGACATCGAGGTTCTCGCGCGCCTGCGTCCACAGCGCCTGTACCGTGTACATGCCGCTACCATCAGCCTGGAGGCCGATGACCCTGCGGTCGGGACAGGCGATCGCCGCGCCGGCCGCAAGCGGGATGCCAATCCCGATGGAACCGCCGGTGATGTGCAGGTAGTCGTGCGGCACGCTGTTCTGCGACAGGGCGAAGAACTGACGGCCCGATGTGATGGACTCGTCGCAGATGATGGCGTTTTCCGGCATCATCCGGGCCACGGCGAGCGAGATTGCGTCCGCAGTCAAACACCCCTGGGGCAGCGTGTCTGCGATAGCAGCGGACCGGACAATGGGCGCCGGCCTGTCAGGCCGCACCCCGAGTTCGTCAGCAAGCCAGGCGAGCGCGCCCTTGAGGTCCTGCCCGATCTGCGCCAACTCGATCACCTCGCAATCGTCACGCACGAGCCGCCCGGGCTTGCCCGGATATGCGAAGAAGGTTACCGGCACCCTCGCACCGACGAGGATCAGCACGTCAATGTCGCGCAGCATCTCCAGCGCCAGATCGATCGGATAGGGTACCCGCTCGACCGGGACGCGGCCGACGCCGCGCTCGATGCGTCCGTTGAATGCCTGGGCAGTCAGCCGCAGCCCTGTGGCTGCGGCGATGCGGCCCGCAATTTCTAGCGCATCCGCCCGCAGGGCCTGGCCGGTGAGCATGAGGAGTGCGCGCCGGCCCGAGCGGATGGCGTTCGCCGCCGCCATGACCGCCTCTGCTGCCACGGGTTCCTGCTCGGCGAGTGCAGCACGCGTGATCGCCGTTTCCGAGACCTCGCTCCACGCGGCATCGGCAGGCAGGATCAGCGTCGTAACGCCCGGCAGGGACATGGCCGCCTGATAGGCTGCGGCCGTATCCGGCCCGACGCTCTCGGCATCAGCAATTCGCCGGACCCAGTCCGACATCGGTCGGGCGAGGCTCTCGATATCGCTCGTCAGCGGTGCATCATGTTGGAGATGATAGGTGGCGTGATCGCCGACCACGTTGATCATCGGCGTATGGGCGCGCCGTGCATTATGGAGATTGGCGAGCCCGTTGGCGAGACCGGGTCCCAGATGGAGGAGAGTGGCGGCTGGCTTGTCAGCCATTCGGGCGTAGCCATCGGCGGCGCCAGTGACCACGCCCTCGAAGAGGCCGAGCACGCAGCACATGCGCGGCTTGCGGTCGAGTGCCGCAACGAAATGCATCTCGGAGGTTCCGGGATTGGCGAAGCAGACGTCCACGTCGTTCGCGAGCAGCACGTCACACAGGCGATCGGCACCGTTCATGTCGTCCTCGCTTGCCATCTCTCAACCGAAGAGCGGAGGGAGATCGTATCCTTCCGGTCGGTAATCCGTTCTCATGCCATTCAGCGGCTTCCCGAGTCCTGTTCTGCCATGGCCTGAAAGGCCCTGCGTCAGGCCAGAACACGCCCCCATGTGATGACGAGGACCTGGGCTTCCTCGTACTCAGCTCGGGCAACTTGGAAGTGGAGATCCAGCAGGGTGCATCACCTACCGCATGGCCCGTCGATGTCATCCTTGCATCGCTCACGGGACACCTCATCGGCTTATGGTAGCACAGCCACGAACCTTGGTCCTGTCACAATGCCTGATTGATCATGCCACAACTCTTGATAGGAGGCAGTAACTTCGCAGTCGTGATAGGGCGCAACCGGTGGGAACCAACCATGCCCCTGCACCGCTCATTGGACAGGGATTGTTGCTGCGCTCGCTGGAACGATGCTTAGCGATGGTTGTACCGCATCGGCTTGGAGTGTGGGCGCAGGGTTTACCGCGACGGCGATGCCGCGCAGCACCCGATGGTCTTGGATCAACCACTTACCGGCACAAGCGTCATACGCAAAAGCCAGGCTGACCTGGGACGGCTGGCGCAACGTTTCGCCGGACCGCTTGGTCACGACGAACTCCATGCCACCGGCACACGTGGCGGTCGCATCGTCATACGAGTAGCACTTGATGTCATTGAGCTTCACTGAGCGCAGCGTGTTGTGCCCATTCTCGAAGTAGTAATGCTCGCTGATGGCCTCCGGTCCGATCATATCGGCGGTGTCCACACCATGCAGGCGGGCATAGCGATCGTACAAATGCGATATCTTGTTGTGATCACCCTCTGTATAGGCTTGTGCCCACGCCGAGATGATGTCTCGGACCTCGTCGTCCGGGTTTGCTAACGCTGGAGAGACTGGGATGCATAGCATCGACGCAACAAGAATTCTCGATACGGTTCTCATGGAGACCTCCTAAATGAGTTCACGACCTCTGGATCTTGGATTCGTCAGCCAGCTCCCGCAGGAGGAGGAATTGGGATCAGTGATCTGTCAGAGCGCGGGTGTTACTGAGCCGCTGCCGTTTGCAGGTAGCCCAGGGTGTCCTTCTCGGCCTCGCCCGTATTCGC
Proteins encoded in this region:
- a CDS encoding acetolactate synthase large subunit, with translation MNGADRLCDVLLANDVDVCFANPGTSEMHFVAALDRKPRMCCVLGLFEGVVTGAADGYARMADKPAATLLHLGPGLANGLANLHNARRAHTPMINVVGDHATYHLQHDAPLTSDIESLARPMSDWVRRIADAESVGPDTAAAYQAAMSLPGVTTLILPADAAWSEVSETAITRAALAEQEPVAAEAVMAAANAIRSGRRALLMLTGQALRADALEIAGRIAAATGLRLTAQAFNGRIERGVGRVPVERVPYPIDLALEMLRDIDVLILVGARVPVTFFAYPGKPGRLVRDDCEVIELAQIGQDLKGALAWLADELGVRPDRPAPIVRSAAIADTLPQGCLTADAISLAVARMMPENAIICDESITSGRQFFALSQNSVPHDYLHITGGSIGIGIPLAAGAAIACPDRRVIGLQADGSGMYTVQALWTQARENLDVTTVVFANRAYAVLQGEMRNVGVNEFGTNAQRMLTLDEPALDWIAIAKGMGVEAGRATTVEEFVRLFEGALLRRGPFLIEAVL